The sequence below is a genomic window from Cedecea neteri.
TACTCCGGCATCAACTGGATGGGCAATCTCCGTGAAGCAGTGCGCGCTCAGTCGAGGGATAAGTGGGAACGCAGCCCGCAGGATCAGGAAAAATTCTGGGTAAAATACCTGCGTGATTTTATCTCATTGATTGGCCTGCTGATTGCACTGATCGTCACCCTGTCTATTACCTCGATTTCCGGCTCGGCCCAGACGCTGCTGATCGGCCTGCTGCACCTGGGCGATATTGAATGGCTAAAACCGGTCTGGCATCTGGTCGGCCTGGCCATTTCGATTTTTGCTAACTATCTGCTGTTCTTCTGGATCTTCTGGCGTCTGCCGCGCCACCGCCCGCGCCGTAAAGCGCTGATCCGAGGCACACTGATTGCGGCCATCGGCTTTGAGGTGATTAAAATCATCATGACTTACAGCCTGCCGAAGCTTGTAAGCTCGCCTTCCGGGGCCGCTTTTGGCTCGGTGCTGGGACTGATGGCCTTCTTCTACTTCTTCGCCCGCCTGACGCTGTTCTGCGCGGCCTGGATTGCCACCGCAGAATACAAAGACGACCCGAGGATGCCGGGGAAAACGCATAAATAATCCTGTCATGATTTCCGGTCAGGATAGGTTGCCTGCCGACCACAGGTTAGCAGGCCCACTTGTCCAAACCTCCGACCAGAGAACATGCCATGACAACTGCCTCCGTACCCAAACTCCAGAAAACCGTTATTGATCCCAGCGTTCGCCTGCGCGAAACACACATCGGCGAACAGTGCGAAATACTCGCCAACAGCGTGCTGGAGTACAGCACCCTCGGTGACTTCTCCTACCTCGGGGAACATTGCTGCGTGGCCGACAGCGAGATCGGCAAATTCACTGCCATTGCCAACCATGTCCGACTTGGCGCCCCCAATCACCCGATGGATCGCCCCTCCCAGCACCGCTTTACCTACTGCCCCGAGTACTACGCGACCGACGTCGGGCGGGATACTTCGTTCTTTGCTGATCGCCGCGAAGACCGGGTGATCATTGGCAACGATGTGTGGATTGGCCACGGCGTTATCGTCCTGCCTGGCGTGACGGTCGGCGACGGCGCTGTACTTGCCGCGGGGGCAGTGGTCAGCAAAAATGTGCCGCCATACACCATCGTTGGCGGCGTGCCAGCTAAACCCATTCGCAGCCGTTTCCCGCAGGAGGTGGTTGAAAGCCTGGGGCGCATCGCCTGGTGGGACTGGCCGCTGGAGAAATTAATGGCGCACCTGCCGGAATTTCAGTCCGGGGAGATAGTCCGTTTTTGCGCTCGCTGGGACAAGGCAAGCAACTCAGCAGATAAATCTAACTGGTAACTTTTATTTAACCTAAAACCAGTTTTATTCTCTATTTTGAAAATTTTGTGAAGCATTTCATAGAAGGTTACGGGCAGGCTTAAAAATTATCCACTTAATGCGCGTTTTTTGAGCTATTTCGCCCGGCGCAGCGCGTTGAAATGCTTCTTTTGCTATGCGTAAATGGACTTTCGTTCGCCATAAATAAGAAAAATCTATGCAAGCATCCGTTGCCACAACTCTCGATACCGGGGCTGACGCTACGCCCGTAAACTCACGCGGAAAAGTCGTTGTTGCTTCGCTGGTCGGCACGGCCATCGAATTCTTCGACTTCTACATCTATGCCACCGCGGCGGTGATTGTCTTCCCGCACATCTTCTTCCCGCAGGGTGACCCGACGGCCGCCACGCTACAGTCTCTCGCCACTTTTGCCATCGCCTTTGTGGCTCGCCCGATTGGTTCAGCGCTATTCGGCCACTTCGGTGACCGCGTCGGTCGCAAAGTTACGCTGGTCGCTTCCCTGCTCACTATGGGGATCTCGACCGTCGTCATCGGCCTGCTGCCGGGCTATGCCAGCATTGGTATCTTCGCCCCGCTTCTGCTGGCGCTGGCCCGTTTTGGCCAGGGCCTTGGCCTGGGTGGTGAATGGGGTGGCGCGGCATTGCTGGCCACGGAGAACGCCCCGCCGCGCAAACGCGCACTGTATGGCTCGTTCCCGCAGCTGGGCGCGCCGATTGGCTTCTTCTTCGCCAACGGCACCTTCCTGCTGCTTTCATGGCTGCTGACCGACGAGCAGTTCATGTCCTGGGGCTGGCGCGTGCCGTTCATTCTCTCTGCGGTTCTGGTCATTATCGGGCTTTATGTCCGCGTTTCGCTGCATGAAACGCCGGTATTCGCGAAGATTGCTAAAGCCGGGAAGCAGGTTAAGGTCCCGCTGGGCACGCTGCTGACCAAACATTTGAAGGCGACAATCCTCGGCACCTTCATCATGCTGGCCACCTATACGCTGTTCTATATCATGACGGTCTACTCCATGACCTTCAGCACCGCGCCAGTGCCGGCGGGACTTGGCTTCTCGCGCAACGAAGTGCTGTGGATGCTGATGATGGCGGTGATTGGCTTTGGCGTGATGGTGCCGATTGCGGGTTATCTGGCGGATGCTTTTGGCCGCCGCAAGAGCATGATTGTGATCACCAGCCTGATGATTCTGTTTGCACTGTTCGTCTTCCCGCCGCTGCTGGGTTCCGGGAACCAGGCGTTGGTGATGGCCTACCTGCTGATTGGCCTGAGCCTGATGGGGCTGACTTTTGGCCCAATGGGGGCGCTGCTGCCGGAGATGTTCCCGACGGAAGTCCGCTACACCGGCGCTTCATTCTCTTATAACGTGGCGTCCATTCTTGGCGCGTCTGTCGCGCCGTATATCGCGACCTGGCTGCAGGCTAACTACGGCCTGTTCTATGTCGGTGTGTATCTGGCGGCGATGTCGGCACTGACGCTGATTGCGCTGTTGCTGAGTAAAGAGACCCGCCACCAGTCGCTGTAATTTTTACCCTCACCCTCTCCCTAAAAGGGAGAGGGGAAGAACGGAGAAAGCTGGCTAAAAGAGAGAGGAAATGTCAGTTTTGCCTCCTCTGTTGACCTTTTCCTTTTCCCCCTCGCCCCTCCGGGGTGAGGGGCCGCCTCACTTCTTCATCTGCCCCAGAATCGTCCGGCACTGATTTTCACTGCCTTCAGAAGGCGATATCAGCGCAGCCAGCGCCGCCGCCGGAGTCACCAGCGTGGCAAGTGCGGCAGCCACGGCACCACGAATAATCAATGGCCCTGGCTTCACGCCCGCATCAGGACTCTCGAACGTGCCGCGCACATAGAGCGGAGAACGCAGAGTAATAATGCGAATACCTTTGCTCTCAGGATCGATGGTTAAATCCAGACGTTCGCTTGCAAAGTTGGAGCTCCCGGTAACGTTAATAAGCGCGTTTTCTGTATCGAAGGCGAAAATCCTCGGCGTCGCGATCCCGTTGCGTAAATCCAGATTCGCGGCGGCACAGTTGATCCGCACCTCATCATCGCCAAAAATCTTGCCGACAATGTAGTTGCCCACGTTAAGGCCGACGATTTCCATCAGGTTACGGCTGATGAGCCCGTCATTCATCAACAGCTTCAGGCTGCCGTTGCTGGTGCCCAGCAGCGCGGCGACTGAGTTACCGCGCCCGCTCAGGTTGGCGTCGCCGTTCAACTCGCCCAGCGTTTTCTGCATCGACTCAACCTTCGGCATAAGCTGCTTCAACTGTAGGCGACGTGCCTGAATATCCGCCTTCCCCTGCATCGGCTTTTTGTCACCTTCAAGGTGGATGTTGGCATTGATGGAGCCGCCAGCCATGCCGAATTTCAGCGGCTGAAGGCGCAGGTCAGCGTTATTCAGAATCACGTGGGTGGTGAGGTCGCTCAGCGGCAGTGTGCCGCTGTGTTCAATGCGCTGCCCTTTAAAGCGCACATCGGCGTCCATCACGTTCCATTTGTCCGTTTCAAAGCGATCGTAAGGCAGCACTTTATCGGCGGGCTGCACCGTCCTGTCGCCCCGCTGCTGTCTGGCTTTTTTCGTCTTTTCGGCATCTTTCCCGGAATCAACGCCAATCAGCGGCCCTAAATCGGCCAGCCGCAGCTGTTTAGAGACTAAATCGCCCTCGAGTTTAGGTCGGGGTTTCCCCTGGCTGTAGATCAGGGAACCGTGAATATCACTGTCGCCAATGCGCCCGTTAAAATCCTCATAGCGGAAGACTGAGCCTTTATCCGTGTCGATTTTCGCCAGCAGATGGCCATCCGTTTCAAACGGGGGCGTATCCGGCAGCAGCACGCCGGTCAGCACGTAAAGATTACCGAGGGAATCGCCGGAGAACTTGAGCCTGAGATCGACGCCACCCATTTTCATTGGGTCGTAAACGGTGCCAACGAAGGCCACTCGCGATGTCCCTGAACGCACGTCGGCCTGCACCGGGAATGCGCTATCGCCTTCGCTACGCAGCGCCAGCATACCGCCAATTTTACCGCTGCCCTCCACAGGCTGGCCGTTGTAGCGGCCATTCACTTTCAGGCCGAAAACGTAATCTGCCGCTTTCGCCGCATCTTTGCCCTGTGGCTTCTGGCCGGACACTTCGCTGAAAGGCAGCGGTTTACCTAAAGGATCAACCAGGATCGTCAGCGCCGCCCTGGTCACTCGATCGTCCACGGCGATCCGGCCTTTATCGAATAGGATATTGTCGAGCCGGAAGGACCAGCCGGACGGTTTTTGATTGGGCTCGCTGTCGCCAGCGCTGCCAAGGTTAAAGGTCCAGTTATTGTTTTTTTCCGACAGCCGGATAATACGAACATCCGGCTCAACCAGTCGAAGCCAGGGGATATAAACCGTTTTGGTTAACAGCGAGAGCGGGGCGAGCGTTGCCTCGACACTGGGCAGATGAACCATGGTGACTTCGGGGATATCAGGTGGGTTGCCAAGCAGAATATCTTCGGCATGAACGTGTGGCCACGGCACCCAGCTGCGCCAGCCGGGCTCGTCTTTATTTCGTTCCCAAACCACCCCTAAATCGCCGCGAATAGCAAAGGGGCGGTTCAGCTCTGTCGAGACTTTTTGGTTGATGGTTGGTTTCAGCCGGTTCCAGTCAAACGTGGCGATCGCCACGATCGCTACGACAACCAACAACAAGAAAATCCCGGCGACTGCGCTGCTAATTTTACCCGTTTTTGTCATCCCTCTTACCTCTCCTGATGCCGGTCTGCCTGACTAAAAGATAGTTCAGCGTGACCGAAACGACATCAGGGGAGGCGAATCAGAACGTTTTCCAGGTTTTCGAATGGGACAGGGCGCGACAGGAAATAACCTTGCGCCGCATATGCAGGTGAAGACTGAACATCTCGCCATTCTTCAACCGTTTCAATGCCTTCTACAATCACGCCCTTGCAGTAGCGGTTCATTAATTGCAGCAGCATGGTAAACAAATTACGCCCTTCATCGCTTTTTCGCAGCATGATGAAAAGCTCGCGCGCCACTTTGATATAGTCATAGCGGACTTCGCTCAACGCGGAGAAGTTAGCCAGGCCAGTGCCAAAATCATCAAGCCAGAGCGGGCCAAACTCATGCATACCGGCCAGCGTTGCCGCCTGCGGCAAGTTAATGTGCTCCACAAGTTCAAAACGTACCCACGGCAGTTTGGCGATCAGATCAAGAATCGGTTGATGCTGCTTCATGGCAATCAAAGTGGGGCCATCAACGTTGACCGACGCCAGGATGTCGTGACCGATAAAAGTCTGCTCCCACGCCTCCAGCAGACGCAGTTGCTCTTCCACCACCGAAAGTCGCTGACGGCTGGGGATCGAAGAAAAATAGCGGTCGGGAGGGATGCGCACGTCTGCTTCTGCCGGATGCGTGACAACCGTGAGCAGTTCAACTGCCATCAATTTCCCGTCTGTTCTGTAAATCGGCTGAAAGGTGTAGCGCCGCTGGCATTGCAGCCAAAATCGTCGTTCCTGCAAACTTTCAACGCTCGCCTCAAGCGTATGCAGCCGGTGAGTGATCTGCTTCAACTTCATCTGTACATCCTGTTTGCCCTGATAACTCTACATGGCTCGTCGAAAGGTTATCGGCGTCGGAATAGAGAACTTTATGCTCGCTTTCGCAGCAAAATGCGCCAGAGCGATTTTTGTCACAATCACAATAACCTGGCGTACATCAAATATTTTCAAAACGCTGTTTTAAAATGTTTGACTCACTTTTCACCACGACGGAGAATGCGAAAAACAGCGTTTTTGTTCATTTAACCACCAGGTCTCTTATGCTCACTCAGAAAATTGCCGTGATCGGCGAATGCATGATCGAACTGTCTCAAAGTGGGGCCCAGCTGCAACGCGGCTTCGGGGGCGATACCTTAAATACCTCTGTTTACCTCGCCCGCCAGGTCAGCGAAGGCGCGCTGGAAGTGCATTATGTCACCGCACTCGGCGAGGACAGCTTTAGCCAGCAAATGCTGGACACCTGGCAACGGGAACACCTGCACATGGCATTGATTCAGCGCCTGGAACACCGCCTTCCGGGCCTGTATTACATCGAGACCGATAGCCACGGCGAGCGAACGTTCTACTACTGGCGTAACGAAGCAGCGGCGCGGTTCTGGCTGGAGAGCGAGCGTTCATACGAAATATGTGCGGAGCTGGCCCAGTTTGATTACCTCTACCTGAGCGGCATTAGCCTGGCCATCCTCAATGACGCCAGCCGGGAGAAGCTTTTCGCAATGCTGAAGCAGGCCAGAGCAAACGGCTGCAAAGTCATTTTCGACAATAACTATCGGCCGCGCTTATGGGCCAGCCCGGAAGAGACACAGCGCGTTTACCGGCAAATGCTGGCCTGCACGGATATTGCGTTCCTGACGCTGGACGACGAAGACGCGCTATGGGGCGTAGTCCCGGCAGAGGAAGTGATTCGCCGGACGCATGCTGCTGGCGTAGAAGAAGTGGTTATCAAACGAGGCGCTGAGTCTTGCCTGGTCTCGGTCAGCGGCGAGGATCTACTCGACGTCCCGGCGCTTCGTCTGGCAAAAGAAAAAATCGTGGACACCACCGCGGCAGGAGATTCCTTTAGCGCGGGCTATTTGGCGGTGCGTTTAATCGGGGGTACGGCGGAAGAAGCCGCGAAGCGCGGTCATTTGACGGCAGGCACTGTGATTCAATATCGCGGGGCGATTATTCCGCTGGATGCAATGCCCAAATAAGCTGACTTTCACCCTAACCCTCTCCCTGAAAGGGAGAGGGGACGAAAAGAAAACGTCTCTACGAATTCCCCCTCGTGCTAAAGGAGAGGGAACGAAAAGAAGACGTCTCCACGAATTCCCCCTCTCCCCTGTGGGGAGAGGGTCGGGGTGAGGGGCAGTTCCAGCACTACGAAGCCGGTGGAATATCCGAAACATCCTGCTTAGGATCGTCGGTCGCAGGCGGCACAGCGGCTGGCACCATCACCTTATCCCACGTCTCTTTCAGCTCCTTCATGTTGTACTCAGGCTCGCCTTTGGGCTGCAGCAGCACCATCGACATCTCCTGAGACAGCTGCTGACGCAGATCCTGATTGAGCATCGACACGGTCAGGCTGTCGAGGAAATCCTGCCGCAGCTTCTGGTACTGCTCCGGCGCAATATCAACAACCTGATTTTGCAGGGAACGCAAACGCTGGCTGATCAGCACGTCGGTGTCGGTGCGCGCGTAGGTGGCAAACAGCTTCGTCAGCTCATTCTTTTTCTGCGCTATCAGCGCGTCAAATTCCTCCTGAGACAGGCCCTTATCGCGCACTCGCAGCAGTTCACGCCCTACGCTGGTAAGGCTGGCGTTCAGCTTATCGTTCGGGGATTCAATGTTGATCCCGCACTGAGCGCGCAGATAAAGTACGCGGCAGTCAAAGCTCAGATTGAGGTCTTTAACGCCGTTTTTACTCAGGCTTTGCTGCACATTCCAGAACAGCGCTTCACGAGCCAGATCGGCGCGCCAGTAGCGCAGCAACGCCGCGGATTCACGAATTGGCTGCCAGGTGTTGTCCCACATCAGCGATAACCTGTCCTGGCGCACGCTGTCGGTCATCAGGCTCACCGGCTCAGGGTTAAGCGGGGAAAGCGTCGGCACCGGTGCAGGGGTATCACGCTTACCTTTCAGCTCGCCGAAGGTTTTGTTGATTTGCTCCGCCACGCTGCGGCTGTCCACGTTGCCGACCACAATAAGGGTCATAGCATCCGGGGTGTACCACTTGTCGTAAAACGCTTTCAGCTGCGCGGCATCGACAGGGCGCTTGAGATTCTCAGCGGGATCGTGGCCAAGCAGCGTGGAACCTTTCAGACGGTAGCGCCACCAGCTGTCTTTGGTATTCATCGGCCAGGTCGCAACCATATCCGGCACATGCAGTGCCGCAGTCACGGTTGCCGGCGTCACGTCCAAGGACCCGATATTGGTCGACATAAATGCCAGCGCTTCTTTCAGCAAATCATTGCGGTTGTTAGGCAGGCTTAAGTTAAAAAGCGTGAAATCATAGGAGACGATAGCCGGAGGAAGTGGACGCTCTGGATCGCTGCTTTGGTGCCATAACGAACGCGCCTGGCTCGTCGGCAGACCGCCGGTCTGCGTCAGCAGCATGCGCGGTAAAAAGTGGCTGTAACCGCTTTGCTGGGCGGTTTCGGTGAGCGAACCGTTATTCACCATCAGGCGAATTTCAACGCGATCGCTTGGGCGCTGAGGGGTGGCCAAAACCTGCCACTGGAAGCCGTTAGAGAGCGTTCCCTGTTGCCAGGCCGGGTCCGGCTGGAGCGCTTCTGCCTGCACGTTGCTGGCCGTTGCGGCTAATAGCAACCCGCCAGCTAAAAGTCGAATCTTGGTGCCCTGCATGTGAACCCCTAAAAACAATCCTGGTTAAAATTAGCACATCGGCGCGGCATTCGACGTCCGCAGACCGACATAGGTGACGTTTCACCAATCCGTTTGACCGCATTTCTGCGAAAACGTCACGTAAGAAAGTGAAAAATAGAGAATGTTGAATGTTTAGGAAGGTAATTATGCAGAGTCGCCCACAGCGAGGGCAAGTCGCTGCGGGCAATTGGTCGGATTAGTGAGAGACTTCGGTCACTTTTTTGTCAGATTTTGGATTATCCAGCTGCTGATGAAGTTGCTTTTCGTCCAGCTGTTTTACCCATTTAGCGACAACGACGGTTGCCACGCCGTTACCGACCAGGTTGGTCAGCGCGCGTGCTTCGGACATGAAACGGTCGATACCCAGAATCAGCGCCAGACCCGCAACCGGCAGATGGCCAACCGCAGAGATGGTCGCCGCCAGCACGATAAAGCCGCTTCCCGTCACACCTGCGGCCCCTTTAGAGGAGAGCAACAGCACAACCAGCAGCGTGATCTGGTGGAAGATATCCATGTGGCTGTTGGTCGCCTGGGCGATAAACACTGCCGCCATTGTCAGGTAAATCGAGGTGCCGTCCAGATTGAAGGAGTAACCGGTTGGAATGACCAGGCCCACAACGGATTTACGGCAGCCCAGCTTCTCCATCTTATCAAGCATACGCGGCAGAACAGACTCGGAAGACGATGTCCCCAGCACAATCAGCAGCTCTTCTTTGATATAGCGGATGAACTTGAAGATGCTGAAGCCCGTAGCGCGGGCGATGGAACCCAGGACCAGAATCACAAACAGCAGGCAGGTAATGTAGAAGCAGACGATCAGCTGGCCCAGCTGCACCAGAGAACCTACCCCGTATTTACCGATGGTGAACGCCATGGCCCCAAACGCCCCGATAGGCGCCAGACGCATGATCATGTTGATGATGCCGAAAATCACCTGAGAGAAGCTTTCGATGACGTTAAAGATCATCTGACCTTTGTGGCCCAGGCGATGCAGCGCAAAGCCAAACAGAACGGCAAACAGCAGCACCTGCAGGATGTTACCGCTGGCAAACGCACCAATCACGCTACCAGGGATCACGTCCAGCAAGAAGGCAATAACGCCCTGCTGCTGAGCTTGTTCAGCGTAAACCGCTACCGCTTTGGCATCCAGCGTCGCCGGGTCCACGTTCATGCCGGCGCCCGGCTGCAGTACGTTAACCACAACCAGCCCGATAATCAGCGCAATCGTGCTGACAATTTCAAAATAAAGTAACGCTACCGCGCCGGTACGGCCGACGGCTTTCATGCTTTCCATGCCTGCGATCCCGGTCACCACGGTACAGAAGATGACGGGCGCAATAATCATTTTAATCAGTTTGACGAACGCGTCGCCAAACGGTTTCATTTGGGCACCCAATTCCGGGTAAAAGTGACCCAGCAAAATACCGATGGCAATTGCGGTCAGCACCTGAAAATACAGACTTTTGAAGAGTGAGGTTTTCATTAGAGTATCCTTGGACGGAGAGTAACCGCAGCCCCGGCTCAGGAACCGGTATGACTGCGGCACTCAACATAGCACCCTAAAAAAAACGCAGAAGTGGTGTGGATCGATTTTGGTAGCAGGATTGTTAAAAGCTTGAACTGAACCGATCCAGCTCGTAACATTTGTAACTATTGTTTTTCATTTACGCGGTAAGAAATTCACGTTCAAACTGCTCAAGGGTACGCGCTTTGGCATACAGGAACCCCTGCGCGTAGATAACCCCCTGCTGTACCAGCCACTCGCGCTGGGCTTCTTGTTCCACGCCTTCAGCCACCACTTTCAGATCCAAAGCTTTAGCCATCGCGATAATTACGCCCACCATCGAGTTATCTTCCGGCAGTCCTTCGATGAAGCTTTTGTCTATCTTCAACACGTCAATCGGCAACGCTTTCATATGATGCAGGTGGTGAAGGCTGGCGTAGCCCATGCCGAAATCATCCAGTGCAATGCGCACCCCGGCCTGACGAAGCGGTCGCAGAATGTTTACTGCCGCCTGAGGATCTTCAATGCGGCGACTCTCGGTCACTTCAAGAATCAGCGTGCCGGGTTGGATTCTGTAACGTCTGAGTAACTCTAACAGTGAAGGCACCATGGCTTCATGCAGCAACTGGAGCGCGGAAAGGTTGACGCACAGCGGCAGCGTAATCCCCCGGCTTTGCCAGGCTGACAGGGTGCGACAGGACTCTTCAAGGATCCAGTTGCCGACGGTAATCATCAGCCCGCAGGCTTCAATACGCTCAATCAGCCCTTCCGGCAGGCTCCAGCTACCATCAGCCTGGCGCTGGCGCAGCAGGACTTCGGCGCTGACCACGCTCCCGTCACGCATATCCACCTGCGGCTGTAGCCAGATGGCAAAATGATGCTTCTCGAGCGCGTTCAAAATATCGTGCTCTTCGGTCAGACGGCGCTGGGCTTTTTCCATTTGATCGGGGTCGAAGAACTGAATTTGGTTTTTCCCGAAGCGGCGAGCCGCAAGCGTTGCCGAAGCCGCCCGACGATAAAGCTGCTCTGCACCCAGGCCTCCCCTGAACATCGCTATGCCAATGCTGGCGGTAGGTTTCAACTGTAGCGCCTGGATTGGCAAACGAGCGTTGAGCGTTTCCATGATTTTCTGTGCCAGCGTCATAGCATTCCACGGGTCGCTGACGCCATAGAGCAGCAGCCCGAAATCATTCTGGCTAAGCTGGGCCAGCACCGCGTTGGTCGGCAGCACGGGTTTAATTTTCTCGACCAGCGTCAACAGCAGCATCTCGCGCTGCTCTTCGTTCAGCACACCGGCCGCATCCTGCAGCGTTTCGCTACCAATTAACATCAACGCGCCATGCTTCTCGTTCGTCACCATCTGTTCAATCAGCGCCATCAGCAGCGCCTTATTTGGCAGCTCGGAGATCGGGTTGTGGGTGCTCAACGAATTCATTTGCTGCTGAAGACGCTGGGTAACCTGCTGATTGCGGTTATAGCTGCGTACCAGCATGCCAATCTCATCGTCATGATGCAGCGGCGGCAGCGTAAGCTGATGCTCGCCCGCTTGTTGAGGATTAAGGCCTTCCAGCTCGCGGCTAATCTTACGAATCGGATGCACCACCAGCCGATTAATACACCAGCTGATCGCCACGGTCAGAATCAACGCCAGCAGCAAGTAGGTGGTCAGCAGGGTAGAAATAGTGCTGATGATAATGCGGTACATACGCCAGGAATCAGCCTGTAACACCAGATAAGCCAGCGGC
It includes:
- the hmsP gene encoding biofilm formation regulator HmsP, translating into MRVSRSLTIKQMAMVSAVALAFIFIFIVIQLFHFVQQNRYDTATQMEKIAHSVRLPLSEAILRADIPQAEAILHQIQPSGIISRADVVLPNQFQALRISFMPEHQIPMLITRVFELPVQISLPLYSLERPANPQPLAYLVLQADSWRMYRIIISTISTLLTTYLLLALILTVAISWCINRLVVHPIRKISRELEGLNPQQAGEHQLTLPPLHHDDEIGMLVRSYNRNQQVTQRLQQQMNSLSTHNPISELPNKALLMALIEQMVTNEKHGALMLIGSETLQDAAGVLNEEQREMLLLTLVEKIKPVLPTNAVLAQLSQNDFGLLLYGVSDPWNAMTLAQKIMETLNARLPIQALQLKPTASIGIAMFRGGLGAEQLYRRAASATLAARRFGKNQIQFFDPDQMEKAQRRLTEEHDILNALEKHHFAIWLQPQVDMRDGSVVSAEVLLRQRQADGSWSLPEGLIERIEACGLMITVGNWILEESCRTLSAWQSRGITLPLCVNLSALQLLHEAMVPSLLELLRRYRIQPGTLILEVTESRRIEDPQAAVNILRPLRQAGVRIALDDFGMGYASLHHLHHMKALPIDVLKIDKSFIEGLPEDNSMVGVIIAMAKALDLKVVAEGVEQEAQREWLVQQGVIYAQGFLYAKARTLEQFEREFLTA